Proteins encoded by one window of Sorangium aterium:
- a CDS encoding thiamine pyrophosphate-dependent enzyme, whose amino-acid sequence MKCEWALRRGDSPELFRVLGTPDASNVPHADVADDSHALMMYRQMVALRVLDERALVYHRHGRIGTWAISWGHEAIHVGVMAALRDTDWAFPSYRENKLCLLRGMSPEAILAGCRGQPEGFWNPHEWRVGSICIPVASHVPHAAGFAWGEKLQGRDTVAAVFFGDGATSEGEFHEGANFAAVTRAPVLLVCTNNQWAISTPVSRQTRAMYLADKAVGYGIPSVRVDGNDVLAVYEATRQGAERARDGGGPVFIECVIYRAQAHAFPDDPSAYRDDVEAEKARREECLGQMEAYLRARGLLSDEQAAQYRSEALASVAAGIVKAEALPTADPELIFQHVLEEQTPAMRSDMERLRAVRTRYGSP is encoded by the coding sequence ATGAAATGTGAATGGGCGCTCCGCCGCGGTGACTCCCCGGAGCTGTTTCGCGTCCTTGGCACTCCCGACGCGTCGAATGTCCCGCACGCGGACGTGGCGGACGACTCGCACGCGCTGATGATGTATCGGCAGATGGTCGCGCTCCGCGTGCTCGACGAGCGGGCGCTCGTGTACCACCGGCACGGTCGCATCGGCACCTGGGCGATCTCGTGGGGCCATGAGGCGATCCACGTGGGCGTCATGGCGGCCCTGCGCGACACCGACTGGGCTTTCCCGTCGTACCGCGAGAACAAGCTGTGCCTGCTCCGGGGCATGTCGCCCGAGGCGATCCTGGCGGGGTGCCGCGGTCAGCCCGAGGGGTTCTGGAATCCCCACGAGTGGCGAGTTGGCTCGATTTGCATTCCGGTGGCCTCTCACGTCCCCCACGCGGCGGGGTTCGCTTGGGGCGAGAAGCTGCAAGGGCGCGACACGGTCGCGGCGGTCTTCTTCGGCGACGGCGCCACGTCGGAGGGCGAGTTCCACGAAGGAGCCAATTTCGCCGCGGTGACGCGGGCCCCTGTCTTGCTCGTGTGCACGAACAATCAATGGGCGATCAGCACCCCCGTATCGCGCCAGACTCGGGCGATGTACCTGGCGGACAAGGCGGTGGGTTACGGCATTCCAAGCGTGCGCGTCGACGGAAACGACGTGCTCGCGGTCTACGAAGCCACCCGGCAGGGGGCCGAGCGGGCTCGCGACGGGGGGGGGCCCGTCTTCATCGAATGTGTGATCTATCGGGCGCAAGCCCACGCGTTTCCGGACGATCCAAGCGCGTACCGCGACGATGTGGAGGCTGAAAAGGCGCGGCGCGAGGAGTGCCTCGGGCAAATGGAGGCATACCTTCGGGCGCGCGGGCTGCTCAGCGACGAGCAGGCGGCCCAGTACCGATCGGAAGCGCTGGCCTCGGTGGCCGCGGGCATCGTCAAGGCGGAGGCGCTCCCGACCGCCGACCCAGAGCTGATCTTTCAGCACGTCCTCGAAGAGCAAACTCCAGCCATGCGGAGCGACATGGAGCGACTCCGCGCCGTGCGCACCCGCTACGGATCACCGTGA
- a CDS encoding 2-oxo acid dehydrogenase subunit E2 — protein sequence MGFVYVLPDLGEGIAEAEVVRWHVAEGDDVKEDDPLVEVLTAKATVDAPSPRTGKVLKVVALTGETIQVGEPLAVIGEAGEDVEAILQANAKASSRRPAGAAIQVLPSVRKLAAELGVSLEALQHSGPITADVVRAAARGNLGASVQGNLGVGVRARRRLQGVGRAAAQNLSRAQLVPTVMVVEEAQLDALFRLQQLLDIGYVPFLVQAAIAAFREVPEANARFDEAKQELVIYDQVDMAVAVHLDEGLAVPVMSDCAGLSLRELAEKIRDLGERAHANALSPSESMGGTFTVSCPGDAGVLLAAPLLNVPQVGLLALHRLSRRPIVVDGRLAVGWAAHVTFTHDHRAINGMTACHFLRRVVELLSKPLQALEAGIFRPGDLQSQASRAPRPGASEPSGALAAELGGLPEPRRRDHLVAAIEARLRKQLNTNWTFDRSRTWSDLGLNSYGAVSLRSSLSDALGCELPPTLLYRHATPVALAEHLLGLLRRPAAPATLTPVQLLQRLQGMQEQQAHALLVELTEGRAARDAQPRQTKGEDLIGEAGGAAASDVEIDAQLDDILGADSSAGA from the coding sequence ATGGGTTTCGTTTACGTATTGCCGGATCTCGGGGAAGGAATCGCCGAAGCAGAGGTCGTGCGCTGGCACGTCGCCGAAGGCGACGACGTGAAGGAGGACGATCCCCTCGTCGAGGTGCTCACCGCCAAGGCGACGGTCGACGCGCCCTCACCGAGGACGGGCAAGGTGCTCAAGGTGGTCGCCCTGACAGGAGAAACCATCCAGGTGGGCGAGCCGCTGGCCGTCATCGGTGAGGCCGGCGAGGACGTCGAGGCCATCCTCCAGGCGAACGCCAAGGCGAGCTCGCGGCGGCCCGCGGGCGCGGCAATCCAGGTCCTGCCCAGCGTCCGCAAGTTGGCCGCGGAGCTCGGCGTCTCGCTCGAGGCCCTACAGCACTCCGGCCCGATCACCGCGGATGTGGTGCGGGCCGCCGCGCGGGGAAATCTCGGCGCCTCTGTGCAGGGAAACCTCGGCGTCGGCGTCCGTGCGCGGCGGCGGCTCCAGGGCGTCGGCCGGGCGGCTGCGCAGAACCTGTCGCGCGCGCAGCTCGTCCCGACGGTGATGGTCGTCGAGGAGGCCCAGCTGGATGCGCTGTTCCGCCTCCAGCAGCTCCTTGATATCGGCTACGTGCCGTTCCTCGTGCAGGCGGCGATCGCGGCGTTCCGCGAGGTGCCCGAGGCGAACGCTCGATTCGACGAAGCCAAACAGGAGCTCGTGATCTACGACCAGGTCGACATGGCTGTCGCCGTGCACCTGGACGAGGGGCTGGCGGTCCCCGTCATGAGCGACTGCGCGGGGCTCTCGCTCCGTGAGCTGGCGGAGAAGATCCGCGACCTCGGAGAGAGGGCGCACGCCAACGCGCTTTCGCCGAGCGAGAGCATGGGAGGCACATTCACCGTCTCATGCCCGGGGGACGCGGGGGTGCTCCTCGCGGCGCCGCTGCTCAACGTGCCGCAGGTCGGGCTCCTGGCGCTGCACCGGCTGTCGCGGAGGCCGATCGTCGTCGATGGCCGATTGGCCGTGGGGTGGGCGGCGCACGTCACGTTCACGCACGATCACCGCGCGATCAACGGCATGACTGCCTGCCACTTCCTTCGGCGCGTGGTCGAGCTCTTGTCGAAGCCGCTCCAGGCGCTCGAGGCCGGGATCTTCCGGCCCGGCGATCTCCAATCTCAAGCGAGCCGAGCGCCGCGTCCGGGCGCGTCGGAGCCTTCTGGGGCGCTGGCCGCCGAGCTGGGCGGGCTGCCCGAGCCGCGCCGGCGCGACCACCTCGTCGCGGCGATCGAGGCGCGCCTCCGCAAGCAGCTCAATACCAACTGGACGTTTGATCGCTCCCGGACATGGTCGGATCTCGGCTTGAACTCGTACGGCGCGGTGTCCTTGCGCAGTTCGCTGAGCGACGCGTTGGGGTGCGAGCTGCCGCCGACGCTCTTGTACAGACACGCGACGCCCGTCGCTCTCGCCGAGCACCTCCTCGGATTGCTGCGCCGGCCGGCGGCTCCGGCGACGCTCACGCCGGTGCAGCTCCTCCAGCGGCTCCAGGGGATGCAGGAGCAGCAGGCTCACGCGCTCCTCGTGGAGCTGACCGAGGGGCGAGCTGCGCGGGACGCACAGCCGCGGCAGACGAAGGGCGAGGACCTGATCGGCGAGGCGGGGGGCGCGGCGGCGTCGGACGTGGAAATCGACGCGCAGCTCGATGACATCTTGGGCGCCGATTCTTCGGCGGGGGCATAG
- a CDS encoding beta-ketoacyl synthase N-terminal-like domain-containing protein, giving the protein MRRIVTLRGEQRPSATDAAFSRQFSLGDAYVRDHLVQSEPVLLGVTYVSLALDAWRRTGRTGGACALQRVTFVEPMKVRAGVPCHVSVEIEEHAGETKFRALFTHADGAGGSRIPAHGEYVPAPGGRPPAIELEAELRAASAVVPGHDLYGRRDGIEHGPSLHTVRKVHVRGDRAIGELALSDVLAFETTYESVHPALLDGAILSAAVLLPEGARSKPFIPIFIGSLTQYAAVPARCFSVSRLVKANDEVTIIDIVLVDASGSVLVDVRGFTCKRIRATNSSATAEQARRDVTPAPLVAHGVEARTSDSTDLVESYVVRKLEALVGSSRPLDPKTNFMDLGIDSNQLVGLAASIEKEVGVQLYPTVFFEYPNLRDLTAFFAQEYGEKFRAFCGVTVESPPRPTPAAKPVQSSAPRQADERIAIIGMAGRWAEAPDLEAFWRNTALDRDVVREVPLDHWDYRPWFEAGTRQADKTYAKWGSFVSDVAEFDAEFFGISRREAELMDPQQRLLLQTLYHAAENAGYGVKIRGSRAGVFVGCCFYDYAQEMGRVGKVVDPHDGTGNAATMLANRPSFFLDLRGPSLTIDTACSSSLVALDMASDALRRGKCDLAFVAGVNLLLSSWHYRYFCSIGALSPTGRCHTFDERADGYVPGEAVGVCLLKPLSAAIADGDRIHAVITGSAVNHGGYTPSPTAPNTKMETEVMREAWQNAGVDPTRIGYIEAHGTGTPLGDPIEINAIKAAFAAHTAEPGFCAVGSAKAQVGHTEGAAGITGVIRTVLAMQNETIPALHGFRKLNPYISLEGSAIYIPAEKRHWPARAGEPRRAGVSSFGFGGTYAHVVLEEAPPRYVPAEGSPRSHVLIGISARNERARSTRVTELRDWLAVVGDVSLADLAFTLNRTRAHWASRHAFVVQSVDELRAALDAVLRGEAPPSVLSSNARVKPERHAAAAFETAYRRLAECGDGEELRAVLRSIGALYIEGAEVDWARVTPGARLLDAPLYPFATEHCWFDHRTAPPTEHTTAPHVMSAPPVSAPPVSAPPVSAPPASALRSVDRVEDAGRSEQPAASHVYAKSVRILSDILLLPESKIDRDAELTSLGVDSVMTMQFVMRVNEVFGLRLTAAALYDVTRVGDVLDRLTSIIEGAAASTADSTVSRGSESVASPAPAAAAEPPAAAEPPVRTADPASHAPESPSAPERKRLVLKRTGVVQPSSVPAGARYVPFLSFNTAGHKVPLFLVHPGGAGAEAYIKLSTYLDKSQPLYAIESYNLYSGEPLIRTVTELAAVYLRHLREVQPRGPYYLGGWSRGGMIAFEMAQQLRASGEQVGTLYLLDTYVMNEREKLVALDNVIKHSLPNSEDGSFRSLLRKNLATERIANIVYDPREFPGRTILYKANQPLEASVARDTMRQVHVTMHEGIPRAASDGVDDVIDNLNAFINEDTIADFNALGAKPDNGWSRYIPNLLVRVIEGNHFSIMGERTLRPMVEHIQADLLATSASGRSGAARERDGMGAHVKSRANGDLVFATSDMGDER; this is encoded by the coding sequence ATGCGACGAATCGTCACGCTGCGCGGCGAGCAGCGCCCCTCGGCGACGGACGCCGCGTTCTCGCGCCAGTTCTCGCTCGGGGACGCGTACGTCCGCGATCACCTCGTGCAGAGCGAGCCCGTCCTGCTCGGTGTCACGTACGTGAGCCTGGCGCTCGACGCGTGGAGGCGGACCGGGCGCACCGGCGGTGCGTGCGCGCTCCAACGCGTCACCTTCGTCGAACCCATGAAGGTGCGCGCCGGCGTCCCATGTCACGTCTCGGTGGAGATCGAGGAGCACGCGGGCGAAACAAAGTTCCGCGCGCTCTTCACACACGCGGACGGGGCAGGCGGCTCGCGCATCCCGGCTCACGGTGAGTACGTGCCTGCCCCGGGCGGGCGGCCTCCGGCGATCGAGCTCGAGGCGGAGCTGCGCGCGGCGTCGGCGGTTGTTCCGGGGCACGATCTCTACGGGCGGCGCGACGGCATCGAGCACGGCCCTTCGCTCCACACGGTCCGCAAGGTCCACGTGAGGGGTGATCGAGCGATCGGCGAGCTCGCGCTCTCGGACGTGCTCGCCTTCGAGACGACCTACGAGAGCGTCCATCCCGCGCTGCTGGATGGGGCGATTCTCTCCGCGGCGGTCCTCCTGCCGGAGGGCGCGCGCTCCAAGCCCTTCATTCCAATTTTTATCGGCTCGCTCACGCAGTATGCCGCGGTCCCCGCCCGCTGCTTCAGCGTCTCCCGGCTGGTCAAGGCCAACGACGAGGTCACGATCATCGACATCGTGCTCGTGGACGCGAGCGGCAGCGTGCTCGTCGACGTCCGAGGCTTCACCTGCAAACGCATTCGAGCGACGAACAGCTCGGCGACCGCGGAGCAGGCGAGGCGCGACGTCACGCCGGCGCCTCTGGTCGCCCACGGCGTCGAGGCTCGCACTTCGGACTCGACCGATCTCGTCGAGAGCTACGTCGTTCGCAAATTGGAAGCGTTGGTCGGCTCGTCAAGGCCCCTCGATCCTAAGACCAACTTCATGGATCTCGGGATCGATTCGAATCAGCTCGTCGGTCTCGCAGCCAGCATCGAGAAGGAGGTCGGTGTTCAGCTCTATCCGACGGTGTTCTTCGAATATCCGAACTTGCGCGACCTCACCGCCTTTTTCGCCCAGGAATACGGCGAGAAATTTCGCGCGTTCTGCGGCGTGACCGTTGAGTCCCCTCCGCGGCCGACGCCGGCCGCGAAGCCGGTCCAGAGCAGCGCGCCCCGGCAAGCCGACGAGCGCATCGCCATCATCGGGATGGCGGGGCGCTGGGCGGAGGCGCCGGATCTCGAGGCGTTCTGGCGGAACACCGCGCTCGATCGGGATGTGGTGCGGGAGGTGCCGCTCGACCATTGGGACTACCGGCCCTGGTTCGAGGCGGGCACGCGACAGGCCGACAAGACCTACGCGAAGTGGGGCTCGTTCGTGAGCGACGTCGCCGAGTTCGACGCGGAATTTTTCGGCATATCGCGACGAGAGGCGGAGCTCATGGACCCGCAGCAGCGCCTGCTGTTGCAAACGCTCTATCACGCCGCCGAGAACGCCGGTTACGGCGTCAAGATACGCGGCTCTCGAGCGGGTGTGTTCGTCGGCTGCTGCTTCTACGACTACGCGCAGGAGATGGGCCGGGTCGGCAAGGTCGTTGATCCTCACGACGGGACCGGCAACGCCGCGACCATGCTCGCGAACCGACCTTCATTTTTCCTCGATCTGCGCGGGCCGAGCCTCACCATTGATACCGCGTGCTCGTCGTCGCTCGTCGCCCTCGACATGGCCAGCGACGCGCTGCGCCGGGGCAAATGTGATCTCGCATTTGTGGCGGGCGTCAACCTGCTGCTCAGCTCCTGGCACTATCGCTATTTCTGCAGCATCGGCGCGTTGTCTCCGACGGGGCGTTGCCACACGTTCGACGAGCGCGCGGACGGCTACGTCCCCGGGGAAGCGGTCGGCGTTTGTTTGCTCAAGCCGCTCTCCGCCGCGATCGCGGACGGTGATCGGATCCACGCCGTCATCACCGGCTCCGCGGTGAACCACGGAGGCTACACGCCGTCGCCGACCGCGCCCAACACCAAGATGGAGACCGAAGTCATGCGCGAGGCGTGGCAGAACGCGGGGGTCGACCCCACGCGCATCGGCTACATCGAGGCGCACGGCACGGGTACTCCGCTCGGGGATCCCATCGAGATCAACGCGATCAAGGCCGCGTTTGCTGCGCACACGGCCGAACCGGGCTTCTGCGCGGTCGGGTCGGCCAAGGCGCAGGTGGGTCACACCGAAGGGGCGGCCGGCATCACCGGCGTCATCCGGACCGTGCTGGCCATGCAGAACGAGACAATTCCCGCGTTGCACGGTTTTCGGAAGCTCAATCCGTACATCAGCCTCGAGGGGAGCGCGATCTACATCCCCGCCGAGAAACGGCACTGGCCCGCGCGGGCGGGTGAGCCGCGCAGAGCCGGGGTCAGCTCTTTTGGGTTCGGAGGGACGTACGCCCACGTGGTGCTCGAAGAGGCGCCGCCTCGGTACGTCCCGGCGGAGGGCAGTCCGCGGTCCCACGTGTTGATCGGCATTTCGGCCCGGAACGAGCGTGCGCGGAGCACGCGCGTGACCGAGCTCCGCGATTGGTTGGCGGTGGTCGGCGACGTCTCGCTGGCCGACTTGGCGTTCACGTTGAACAGGACTCGCGCCCATTGGGCGTCGCGGCACGCGTTTGTCGTGCAGAGCGTCGACGAGCTCCGCGCGGCGCTCGACGCCGTGCTACGGGGGGAAGCGCCCCCGTCGGTCCTGTCGTCGAACGCCCGCGTCAAGCCGGAGCGGCACGCGGCGGCCGCCTTCGAGACCGCCTACCGCCGGCTCGCAGAGTGCGGCGACGGCGAAGAGCTTCGAGCGGTCTTGCGCTCGATCGGGGCGCTTTACATCGAAGGTGCTGAGGTCGACTGGGCGCGCGTTACGCCTGGTGCCCGCTTGCTTGACGCGCCGCTCTACCCCTTCGCCACCGAGCATTGCTGGTTCGACCATCGCACCGCGCCGCCCACCGAGCACACGACGGCGCCTCACGTGATGTCGGCGCCGCCGGTGTCAGCGCCGCCGGTGTCGGCGCCGCCGGTGTCAGCGCCGCCGGCGTCGGCGCTGCGCTCGGTCGATCGAGTCGAGGACGCTGGGCGTTCGGAGCAACCCGCGGCGTCGCACGTTTACGCCAAGAGCGTGCGCATTTTGAGTGACATCTTGCTACTGCCCGAGTCGAAGATCGATCGAGACGCCGAGCTCACCAGCCTAGGCGTCGACTCGGTCATGACGATGCAGTTCGTGATGCGAGTCAACGAGGTCTTTGGGCTTCGCCTGACGGCCGCGGCGCTCTACGACGTCACGCGCGTGGGCGACGTGCTCGACCGCCTCACCTCGATCATCGAGGGCGCGGCTGCGTCGACCGCTGACTCGACGGTCTCGAGGGGGTCGGAGTCGGTCGCGAGCCCCGCGCCGGCAGCGGCGGCGGAGCCACCAGCGGCGGCGGAGCCGCCCGTCCGGACCGCGGATCCGGCGAGCCACGCTCCCGAGTCTCCTTCCGCCCCCGAGCGGAAGCGGCTCGTTCTCAAGCGAACCGGGGTGGTGCAGCCCTCGAGTGTACCCGCTGGGGCGCGCTACGTGCCGTTCTTGAGCTTCAACACGGCGGGGCACAAGGTGCCCCTCTTTCTCGTCCACCCCGGCGGGGCGGGGGCCGAGGCGTACATCAAGCTCTCCACCTACCTCGACAAGAGCCAGCCGCTCTACGCCATCGAGTCGTACAACCTGTACAGCGGCGAGCCGCTGATCCGCACCGTCACCGAGCTCGCGGCAGTGTACCTCCGCCATCTGCGAGAGGTCCAACCGCGCGGCCCCTACTATCTCGGCGGGTGGTCGCGCGGCGGGATGATCGCCTTCGAGATGGCGCAGCAGCTCCGGGCGAGCGGCGAGCAGGTAGGCACGCTCTACCTGTTGGACACCTATGTGATGAACGAGCGCGAGAAGCTGGTGGCGCTCGACAACGTCATCAAGCACTCGCTGCCCAACTCAGAAGACGGCTCGTTCCGGAGCCTGCTCCGGAAGAACCTCGCCACCGAGCGAATCGCGAACATCGTGTACGACCCGCGCGAGTTTCCGGGGCGGACCATCCTGTACAAGGCCAATCAACCGCTCGAGGCCTCGGTCGCCAGGGACACGATGCGGCAGGTCCACGTAACGATGCACGAGGGCATTCCGCGGGCGGCCAGCGACGGGGTCGACGATGTGATCGACAACCTGAACGCGTTCATCAACGAAGACACGATCGCCGATTTCAACGCGCTGGGCGCCAAGCCCGACAACGGCTGGTCTCGTTACATTCCGAACCTGCTCGTCCGGGTCATCGAGGGCAACCACTTCAGCATCATGGGGGAGCGGACGCTGCGCCCGATGGTTGAGCACATTCAGGCGGACCTGCTGGCGACGTCGGCTTCCGGCCGGAGCGGCGCGGCGCGAGAGCGCGACGGGATGGGCGCCCATGTCAAGAGTCGGGCCAACGGAGACCTCGTTTTTGCGACCTCGGACATGGGGGATGAGAGATGA
- a CDS encoding alpha-ketoacid dehydrogenase subunit beta, with amino-acid sequence MTLLAFADAINLALREELHRNPRAMLLGQDIGRSGGVFRVTADLQQTFGADRVVDAPISEAGIVGMAVGLCLSGWRPVCELQFDAFSYPALNQIFTHVSRYRWRTRGAAAMPMVIRMPCGGGVKAPELHSDSPEAYYCHTPGLVVVMPSTPADAKGLLTAALRAQDPVVFLEPKKLYRHARGEVPETEHIVPLGSVRTVREGSDVTLIAWGAMIDVAVQAADVVREEGVSAHICDVRTLSPLDRAGILDAVRASGRVVIVQESPRSCSLASEIAALAAEEALYDLRAPVVRVSGYDAPYPYYSVEHYHRPDWARVVDAIKQVLAA; translated from the coding sequence ATGACCCTACTCGCATTCGCTGACGCGATTAACCTTGCTCTTCGAGAAGAGCTACACAGAAATCCGCGCGCGATGCTGCTCGGCCAGGACATCGGGCGCAGCGGCGGTGTGTTCCGCGTGACCGCCGATCTGCAGCAGACCTTCGGCGCCGATCGCGTCGTGGACGCGCCCATCTCCGAAGCGGGGATCGTGGGGATGGCCGTTGGATTGTGTCTCTCGGGCTGGCGGCCGGTCTGCGAGCTCCAGTTCGACGCTTTCAGCTATCCGGCGCTGAACCAGATCTTCACCCACGTGAGCAGGTACCGGTGGCGGACGCGGGGCGCCGCAGCGATGCCGATGGTGATCCGCATGCCGTGCGGCGGCGGCGTGAAGGCCCCCGAGCTGCACTCCGACTCGCCGGAGGCGTATTATTGCCACACACCCGGCCTTGTCGTTGTCATGCCCTCGACGCCCGCGGACGCGAAAGGGCTCCTGACCGCAGCGCTCCGCGCGCAGGACCCAGTGGTGTTTCTCGAGCCGAAGAAGCTCTATCGCCACGCGCGGGGCGAGGTGCCGGAGACGGAGCACATCGTCCCGCTCGGGTCGGTGCGCACGGTGCGTGAGGGGAGCGACGTCACGCTGATCGCGTGGGGGGCGATGATCGACGTCGCCGTGCAGGCGGCGGATGTCGTCCGCGAGGAGGGAGTCTCGGCGCACATTTGCGATGTGCGTACGCTCTCGCCGCTCGACAGAGCGGGCATCCTGGACGCGGTGAGGGCCAGCGGCCGCGTGGTGATCGTGCAGGAGTCGCCGAGGTCATGCAGCCTGGCCAGCGAGATCGCGGCGCTCGCGGCGGAAGAAGCCCTGTATGACCTGCGCGCGCCAGTGGTGCGCGTGAGCGGGTACGACGCTCCGTACCCTTATTACAGCGTCGAACACTATCACCGCCCTGACTGGGCGCGGGTCGTTGACGCCATCAAGCAAGTGCTCGCGGCGTAG